A single Notoacmeibacter ruber DNA region contains:
- a CDS encoding SlyX family protein, which translates to MSEADSVVELQSRVAELERELETLSTLATEQAHSIASLENKLMVLIQRFLVVESQSGGDVPIDKPPHW; encoded by the coding sequence ATGAGCGAGGCCGATTCCGTCGTCGAACTGCAAAGCCGGGTTGCCGAGCTGGAGCGGGAACTGGAGACGCTCAGCACACTTGCGACCGAACAGGCCCACTCGATCGCGAGCCTGGAAAACAAGCTGATGGTTCTGATCCAGCGGTTTCTCGTCGTCGAATCACAAAGCGGCGGCGACGTGCCTATCGACAAGCCGCCGCACTGGTAA